The genome window TTGACGTTTGGTCTTACCCTTAGTGATAAGAGTGTTTACAGACTTAACTTCAACTTCAAATAGTTTTTCTACAGCAGCTTTGATTTCTTTTTTAGTGGAGTCAATTGCAACTGTGAAAACGATAGTGTTCGCTTTCTCTGCAGCCATAGTAGCTTTTTCAGAGATGTGCGGAGCACGCAAAACTTTTAGTAGACGCTCTTCACGAATCATGCCAGCATCTCCTCAACTTGCTTAACTGCAGACGCAGTCATTAGAACCTTGTCAAATGCGATTAGGCTTACCGGATCGATACCAGAAACGTCACGCACGTCAACTTTGTAAAGGTTACGAGCAGCTAAGAATAGATTCTCGTCTACTTCGCCAGTAACGACAAGAACGTCGTTAAGCTCATGTTCTTTAAGCTTAGCTACTAGCTCTTTAGTTTTTGGAGCTTCTACTGTGAAGTTATCAACAACGATTAAACGCTCTTGACGAACCAACTCAGAAAGAATGCTCTTCATAGCACCGCGGTACATTTTTTTGTTTACTTTTTGGCTGTGATCTTGTGGTTTCGCAGCAAAAGTAACACCACCTGTACGCCAGATCGGGCTACGGATTGTACCAGCACGAGCACGGCCAGTACCTTTTTGACGCCATGGCTTAGCGCCGCCGCCAGAAACTTCTGAACGTGTCTTTTGAGCACGAGTACCTTGACGAGCACCTGCTGCATACGCAACAACTACTTGGTGTACAAGAGCTTCGTTGAACTCACGTCCGAAAGTAGTTTCGGAAACAGTTAGTGCATCAGCACCTTTAACCATCAATTCCATTACTTACTCCTAGACGTTATGCTTTTACAGCTGGTTTTACGATCACGTTACCGCCTGTTGAGCCTGGAACTGCACCTCTGATAAGAAGTAAGTTACGCTCAGCGTCAACACGTACGATCTCTAGGTTTTGAGTCGTTACACGCTCATTACCCATTTGACCTGCCATTTTCTTGCCTTTAAATACACGACCTGGAGTCTGACATTGACCGATAGAACCAGGAGCGCGGTGAGACAAGGAGTTACCGTGAGTCGCATCTTGAGTACGGAAGTTCCAACGCTTAACAGCGCCTTGGAAACCTTTACCTTTAGATGAACCAGTAACGTCTACTTTTTTAATTTCATTGAACAGTTCAACAGTCAGTTCAGCACCAACTTCGAACTCTTCACCGTTTTCTAAACGGAATTCCCAAAGACCGCGGCCAGCTTCAACACCTGCTTTCGCAAAGTGACCAGCTTCAGGCTTAGATACGCGGCTAGCTTTCTTATCACCAGCAGTAATTTGGATTGCTGCATAACCATCTGTTTCAAGTGATTTCACTTGAGTTACACGGTTCGCTTCAACCTCAACTACTGTTACTGGGATAGAAACGCCTTCTTCAGTAAATACGCGGGTCATACCCACTTTACGTCCGACTAGACCAATCATTATTCTAACTCCCCTTAACCTAGGCTGATTTGAACATCTACACCAGCAGCAAGATCAAGACGCATCAGAGCATCAACAGTCTTGTCAGTCGGTTCAACGATGTCGATCAGACGCTTGTGAGTACGGATTTCGTACTGGTCACGCGCATCTTTGTTTACGTGTGGAGAAGTAAGAACAGTGAAACGCTCTTTACGAGTAGGCAGTGGAATAGGACCACGAACCTGTGCGCCGGTACGTTTAGCTGTTTCAACGATTTCCGCGGTAGAAGCGTCGATTAGTTTGTAATCGAAAGCTTTCAAGCGGATACGGATGCGTTGGTTCTGCATGAGACAGAGCTCCAATATTTATAAAAATTACACAAACAATATCGCCACTCTAACCCACTTAGCGTGAGAGAATGTCGATTGATTTATGTGAAACCGTAGCGTCCTAATTGGACACATTGTCAGCTAACAAAAAAAGATAAGTTAGTTATCTAGTAATTATTAACTGCGAACTTAAGCAGAGTATACATTACCCAATAAATACTGAGATTATATGGCTCCTCGCCGCTCATTGGTTCACAACTGACTTAAGCCAGTGCGGTGCATTATACAGATATCGATCTGGCTTGCAAGCGGTGTGTGAAAAATATACGAATCTTATTGTTATCTCTTCTATTAACCACAAACAGCGCGATGAGACATCGCGCTGTTTGTGCTCGATAAAGACCGAATAAGCTACGCTGAGCGTTGACGTACCGCTTCAAATAAGCACACACCCGTGGCAACGGAGACATTTAAGCTTGATACCGTGCCCGCCATCGGGATCTTAATCAAGTCATCACACGTTTCACGAGTCAGCCGACGCATACCGTCGCCTTCTGCCCCCATAACGATGGCTAAAGACCCAGTTAAGTCAGTCTGGTACACATCGTGTGTCGCTTCACCAGCGGTTCCGACAAACCACACACCCTGCTCTTGTAAGGCGCGCATTGTCCGAGCGAGATTGGTGACACGAATCAAAGGAACCGTCTCAGCTGCGCCACAGGCAACTTTGCTGACGGTCGCATTCAATGGCGCTGATTTATCTTTCGGTACAATGACGGCTGCAACCCCTGCTGCATCCGCATTACGCAGGCAAGCACCGAGGTTGTGTGGATCGGTAACGCCATCGAGAACTAACAGTAAAGGGGACGGCTGCGTCGCTAGAATGGTATCTAAGTCGTTTTCATTCAATACCTTCGCCGGCTTCACTTTTGCAATAACGCCTTGGTGATTCGCGCCTTTGGCACGATCATCAAGTGTCTTACGATTCATTTCTTGAATCGAGACACCAATACTTGTGAGCTCATTTAGTACGGGTAATAGACGATCATCCTGACGGCCTTTTAAAACATATGCTTCAATAAAACGTGCGGGATCACGCTCTAATACCGCTTTAATGGCATGGATACCATAAATCAGTTCGTTACTCATCGTTTACCTATTTCTTTGCTTGCTTTGCCGGCTTACTGCGGGCTTTATTTTTTCGAGCTTTTGAGGCTTTCGTTTTTTTACGCTTACGTTCGGCGTTATCTTCTGGGCGCTTTGGTGGCTCGACTGCCGGTACCGCTTTACCTTTAGAAGCGACTTTCTTATTTTTCGCTTTGGCTTTGGCTTCCGCCACCCGTTTCTTCGCGGTTTTCCCCTCGCCTCGCGCTTTACGTTCCGTGCCTTCCAGCGCGAAATCAATTTGGCGGTCATCGAGGTTCACCGCTTGGACTTTCACTTTGACACTATCCCCTAAGCGATAAATGGCACCAAATGACTCACCTTTTAGTCGCTGTCCTACTGGATCAAAATGATAGTAATCGTTCGCCAGTGACGAGATATGCACTAAGCCATCAATATGGAGTTCAGACAAACGGACGAAAAAGCCAAATCCTGTCACATTGGCAATCACCCCATCAAGAACTTCACCGACGTGGTCTTGCATGTATTCACATTTCAGCCAATCGGACACATCGCGAGTGGCGTCGTCAGCACGGCGCTCTGTTGTTGAACACTGTTCCCCATAGAAGTCCATATCATCAAATGAGTAATGATACCCGCCTGTTGGCGTCCAACGGTCTTGGTTCTGTCCCTTTTCCTTGGCAATCAGATATTTGATAGCACGGTGCAATAAGAGATCAGGGTAACGACGAATCGGCGAAGTAAAGTGCGCGTACCGTTTCAACGCCAATCCAAAGTGTCCACAATTGTCGGCATTATACACCGCTTGCTTCATTGAGCGCAGCAGCATCGTTTGGATCAATTCTTTATCTGGACGTTCGCCAATTTGATGCATTAAGTCCGCATAATCGGTTGGCGATGGCTCCAAGCCTCCCGCCAAGTTCAGTCCTAGCTCGCTCAAAAAGTCACGGAACCCGACCAAGCGTTGCTCTCCGGGAGATTCATGAATTCGATATAACGCCGGTTCTTTGGCTTTTTCGACGAGAGAGGCAGACGCGATATTGGCTAAAATCATGCATTCTTCGATGATCTTATGCGCATCGTTACGAACCACGGGCTCGATACGATCAATTTTACGCTCAGCATTAAAAATAAATTTCGTTTCGACCGTTTCAAATTCAATCGCACCGCGAGCATCTCGGGCTTTTTTCAACACACCGTACATACGGTAGAGCTCTTCTAAGTGAGGCACAACCGATTGATAGCGCTCACGCAGGTCTTCATCACCTTGCAAGATGTGCGACACTTTGTTGTACGTCAGGCGTGCATGAGAATTCATGACGGCTTCGTAATGCTTATAACCAGAAAGTTTGCCCGCTTCAGAGATGGTCATTTCGCACACCATACACAAACGGTCGACCTGCGGATTCAATGAACATAAGCCATTGGATAACACTTCAGGCAACATAGGGACCACTTGTGAAGGGAAATACACTGAGTTACCCCGGTTGATCGCTTCTTTATCAAGTGCCGTCCCAGGACGAACATAATAACTCACGTCAGCGATGGCGACCCATAAGCGCCAGCCACCGCCTTTTTTCGCTTCACAATACACCGCATCATCAAAATCGCGCGCATCTTCACCATCAATCGTGACTAAGGGTAAATCACGTAAATCTACTCGGCCTTTCTTCGCCTCTTCCGGAACCTCTTCACCAAGATGGGCGATTTGCTTGGTCACTTCCTCGGGCCATTCACACGGAATCTGATGGGTATGAATCGCAATTTGAGTTTCCATCCCTGGCGCCATATTTTCGCCAAGCACTTCCACAACTTTCCCCATCATGCTGCGATTACGTGCACCACGATCGGTGATCTCTATCACCACCACATTGCCCATACGCGCACCCGCGCGTTTCTCATCGGGGATCAAAATATCCTGATGGATACGTGAATCATCTGGCACAACATATGAGCAGCCTTGTTCGAAGAAGAAACGTCCAACAATTTGTCCATTTCTGGCTTCCAAAATTCGAATCAAGCGACCTTCTTTACGACCTCGTTTATCCGTTCCTGATGGCTGAACCAAAACATAATCGCCATGGATAATGGTTTTCATTTGGTGGTGCGGCAGTAGAATGTCGTTGTCTTTACCAATGCTGCCCTCAGGACGTACCCAGCCAAAACCATCACGATGTCCGATGACATAGCCTTTAACCAGCTCGAGTTTTTCTGGTAAGACGTAACACTGGCGACGAGTGAACACCAGTTGCCCATCACGCTCCATGGCGCGTAAACGACGGCGTAAACCTTCGTAATGATCTTCCCCTTGCAGCTCTAATGCGGCAAAGAGATCGTTGCGGTTCATGGGAACGTTCGCCTGTCTTAAGAATTCAAGAATGTATTCTCGACTTGGAATAGGGTTCTCGTAATTCTGCGATTCGCGCTCAGCAAATGGGTCTTGATTGGTCTTCTCTGACATAGATTGGCCTAATTGTGCTTGATAGGAAGGAAGCTGTTGTTAGTATATCTGAGTCAATGCCTAAGCTACAGTTACTGATAGAAAAACCTGATACAGCTGTATAAAAAATGTTACTCTAACTAGCATACCATAGTCACTTAAATGCCTATGTCGGTGTCGAAACATGATGTTGAAACCCGTGGGCGAATACTCAAATTCATATCTATGGTGGTGCTACATCTAACTGACTACAATAACATCTTATCGAAGGAATGGACACCTTATGCTACTTTTCCAACGCTTAGGCTGGTTTTTCCGGCGCTATTGGCATACCTATTCGCTCGCGCTCACGATGCTATTTATCGTCGGACTGCTGAATATGGCAATCCCTTGGGTCATCGGCCGCTCAGTGGATCAAATTCTTGCGACCCACAGCATGGACAATACCCGACACTACCTCATCATTCTTTTACTCTGTGGTATTGCGATCTACTTACTGCGCTATGGATGGCGACGACTTTTATTTGGTACCTCTTTTCATCTCGCTAACCTTTTCCGTCGGCAGTTTTATCAACGATTAACCAAGCAAGGCCAAGCCTTTTATAGTGCCCACTCAACCGGCGATTTAATGGCTCGAGCCACCAATGATATCGATGCGGTGGAGTCGGCGGCCGGGGAAGGAATACTCTCTGGTTTTGATGGTATGAGTACGTTCATTCTCGTCGTCATTATGATGTTTGTCTTTATTGATTGGCGTTTAGCCACAGTCGCATTGATCCCTTTCCCCTTCATGGGCGTTTTCTTCTATCGTTTATCCAGCACGATTCATCATCAATTTCGCGATACCCTAGATAAATTCTCGACGTTGAACGAACAAACTCAGCAAGCCATCGTGGGAGTGAGAATGATCAAAGCGATGGGTCGTGAAGAAATTGAAAAGCAGCAATTTGATCATATCGCTGAGCAAGCGGCACACAGCAATTATCATGTGGAGCGCTCAGAAGCTAAATTTGATCCCGTGATTCAAGTCAGCTTGGGCTCCTCAATGCTACTGACCCTGCTAATGGGCGGGTGGCTGATTCATCAAGATCAGTTAACCGTCGGGCAACTAACCAGTTTTAGTTTGTATTTATCACAATTGATTTGGCCGATGTTTGCCTTTGGCTGGCTCATGAATATTCTCCAGCGCGGCAACGCCGCAATCGGCCGTTTATACGAACTACTGTCACTGCCCGATACGATTGAAGATACTGGTCAACTTACTCCGCATGGCCATGAAATCGCCATTGAGTCGCTGACATTCACCTATCCCGAGACTCGGCAACCCAGCTTGGTCGATATCAATGTCACACTACCAGAGCAACGGGTTCTGGGCATTGCGGGGCCAACCGGAGCAGGTAAGTCGACCTTATTACAATTATTAATGCGTTATTGGGAAGTCGAAAACGGCGTGATCACACTCAACGACATCCCTTTGCGAGAACTCTCGTTACATGCGCTGCGCGAACAATTTGCCTACGTGCCACAAGATGCCTTTTTATTCAGTACCTCAATTTTAGAAAACATTCGGATGGGGAAACCTGACGCCAGTGACGAAGACATCTATGAAGCCGCTAGGCTAGCCGCCATTCATGATGACATTGTGCAGTTTCCAGAAGGCTATCACACCTTAGTCGGCGAACGAGGTGTCACGTTATCTGGCGGGCAAAGACAACGTGTCTCGATTGCGCGTGCTCTCATCAGTGACGCCGCCATTCTAATTTTGGATGATGCGTTATCCGCCGTCGATGTGGGTACCGAGCAGACCATTATTCGCCATTTAAAACAACGGGAATCGCAAAGTGTCATCATCGTGACTCACCGCCTCTCTGCGATTGAACACGCCAATGAAATTATCGTGCTCTCCCACGGTAGAATTGCCGAACGGGGCACCCATCAACAACTCAGTCAAAGCAATGGTTGGTATTCTCAAATGGTCGCGTATCAACAAATGAAGCAAGCGTTAGATAAGGACTATCATGACGAAGAATAATCATGGAAAACACACTTCCGGAGCGTTTAGCTTACTGATCGGCTATGTGTTTCAAGACAAACCCCTATTATATAAAGCATTAACACTGGTGGTATTTGCCACCGCGCTGGATGTGGTTGGCCCAATGATATCCAAAGTATTTATTGATAATTTTATCATCCCCGACACCTACCCCAAATGGCCGGTGATTGGCATTACGCTGCTGTATGTATTGAGCATTGTGCTGTCCACTCTGCTCAAATATCAGCAAACTCTGAAGTTTGTCGATTTAGCGCTGAATGCGGTATTGGATATTCGTAAGCGGGCATTTCATCACGTGTTAAGTTTGCCGATGGCCTATTTTGATTATGCGCGTACCGGCCAATTAGTCAGTCGCATCACCAATGACACTGAATCGATCAAAGATGTGTATGTGCAATTTCTCTCCAACGTTGTCTCCAACGTCATCATGCTATTTGGTATTTTAGTTGCCATGGCCATCTTGGATGTACAGCTCATGCTGGTTGCTTTAGCGTTAATGCCAGCCGTGGCTTTGATCATTTATATCTATCAACGCTTAAGTGGGGACGTCGTCGCAGAAAGCCGTCAACTCCGTTCCGATATCAACGCGACCATTAGCGAATCGATTGGCGGTATGGCGGTGATTCAATCGACCAATCAACAAGATCCTAAACTCAAACAATTCAATCGTATTAACGATCGTCACTATCGCACCCGCTTGAAAACCATGACCATCGCCAGCTTCTTATTGCGACCCGCCATCAACCTCATGAGTGTGGTGGTGACGGCTGCGATTGTCTGGTTTTTTGGTATCAAAGTCGTGCAAGGAGTGACGGAAATTGGGGTGTTGTACGCCTATCTCAATTATCTCGGCCGATTTACTCAACCTCTGATGGAGATCGCGCAGCAGTTCAGTTTGTATCAACAAGCGATGGTCGCAGGCAGCCGTGTCAACACCCTGCTTAGCGAGCCGACGCTGCTAGAAAATCCTGACTCGCATGCTCAACTGACTCAGGGACACATCACTCTTAATCAGGTGTCCTTTGGCTATAACCCGGATAAGCCCGTACTTAAAGATATCAATATCGACATTCCTGCTGGGCAATTTTTTGCCGTGGTCGGGCATACGGGCAGCGGTAAAAGTACCTTACTTAGCTTGTTGTTGAATTTTTATCAGCCACAAACGGGCAGTGTTCGAATCGAAGGTCACCCGTTGCAAGAATTCAGTCATGACATGCTAAGACAAGGAGTGGGATTTATTCCCCAAGATCCGTTTATTCTCTCTGCGAGCATTTTCGAGAATATTTCCATGGGAAGAGAATTTACTCAGCAACAAGTCGAAGTCGCCGCTCGAGAAGCACACTTGCATGAGGTGATTGTCGCCATGCCTGATGGCTACCAAACCCATCTTGGTGAGGGAGGATCGCGCCTCTCTACCGGTCAGCGACAACAGTTAATCATCGCACGTGCGCTGGTCGCCTCTCCGAAAATTTTATTACTCGACGAAGCCACCGCCAACGTCGATAGTGAAACCGAACAAGTGGTACAAAAGGCGTTAAATAATTTGTATGGTCGCGTCACGATGATTGTCGTGGCACATCGCCTGTCAACCATTCGAAATGCGGATACCATTCTCGTATTAGACGATGGAGAGCTGATTGAACAAGGGGATCACCAAGCTTTGATGGCGATTGAACACGGTCGTTACCGGGCGATGTATGAACTGCAACAGCAAGAGCAAAAAGTCGCGTTAGCGGCGGGGTAATTCACAGTAAAAAACATGGGAAATGTTGTCGTTAGCAGGGCCGAATCCCTGCTAACTACCAATAGGTTTGTTCGCGTTTCGCGCGGGCAATAATATTCTGTGGCATGCGCTGCTCCAACCCTTGGCG of Vibrio zhugei contains these proteins:
- a CDS encoding ABC transporter ATP-binding protein — its product is MLLFQRLGWFFRRYWHTYSLALTMLFIVGLLNMAIPWVIGRSVDQILATHSMDNTRHYLIILLLCGIAIYLLRYGWRRLLFGTSFHLANLFRRQFYQRLTKQGQAFYSAHSTGDLMARATNDIDAVESAAGEGILSGFDGMSTFILVVIMMFVFIDWRLATVALIPFPFMGVFFYRLSSTIHHQFRDTLDKFSTLNEQTQQAIVGVRMIKAMGREEIEKQQFDHIAEQAAHSNYHVERSEAKFDPVIQVSLGSSMLLTLLMGGWLIHQDQLTVGQLTSFSLYLSQLIWPMFAFGWLMNILQRGNAAIGRLYELLSLPDTIEDTGQLTPHGHEIAIESLTFTYPETRQPSLVDINVTLPEQRVLGIAGPTGAGKSTLLQLLMRYWEVENGVITLNDIPLRELSLHALREQFAYVPQDAFLFSTSILENIRMGKPDASDEDIYEAARLAAIHDDIVQFPEGYHTLVGERGVTLSGGQRQRVSIARALISDAAILILDDALSAVDVGTEQTIIRHLKQRESQSVIIVTHRLSAIEHANEIIVLSHGRIAERGTHQQLSQSNGWYSQMVAYQQMKQALDKDYHDEE
- the rpsJ gene encoding 30S ribosomal protein S10, with amino-acid sequence MQNQRIRIRLKAFDYKLIDASTAEIVETAKRTGAQVRGPIPLPTRKERFTVLTSPHVNKDARDQYEIRTHKRLIDIVEPTDKTVDALMRLDLAAGVDVQISLG
- the rnr gene encoding ribonuclease R, which gives rise to MSEKTNQDPFAERESQNYENPIPSREYILEFLRQANVPMNRNDLFAALELQGEDHYEGLRRRLRAMERDGQLVFTRRQCYVLPEKLELVKGYVIGHRDGFGWVRPEGSIGKDNDILLPHHQMKTIIHGDYVLVQPSGTDKRGRKEGRLIRILEARNGQIVGRFFFEQGCSYVVPDDSRIHQDILIPDEKRAGARMGNVVVIEITDRGARNRSMMGKVVEVLGENMAPGMETQIAIHTHQIPCEWPEEVTKQIAHLGEEVPEEAKKGRVDLRDLPLVTIDGEDARDFDDAVYCEAKKGGGWRLWVAIADVSYYVRPGTALDKEAINRGNSVYFPSQVVPMLPEVLSNGLCSLNPQVDRLCMVCEMTISEAGKLSGYKHYEAVMNSHARLTYNKVSHILQGDEDLRERYQSVVPHLEELYRMYGVLKKARDARGAIEFETVETKFIFNAERKIDRIEPVVRNDAHKIIEECMILANIASASLVEKAKEPALYRIHESPGEQRLVGFRDFLSELGLNLAGGLEPSPTDYADLMHQIGERPDKELIQTMLLRSMKQAVYNADNCGHFGLALKRYAHFTSPIRRYPDLLLHRAIKYLIAKEKGQNQDRWTPTGGYHYSFDDMDFYGEQCSTTERRADDATRDVSDWLKCEYMQDHVGEVLDGVIANVTGFGFFVRLSELHIDGLVHISSLANDYYHFDPVGQRLKGESFGAIYRLGDSVKVKVQAVNLDDRQIDFALEGTERKARGEGKTAKKRVAEAKAKAKNKKVASKGKAVPAVEPPKRPEDNAERKRKKTKASKARKNKARSKPAKQAKK
- the rlmB gene encoding 23S rRNA (guanosine(2251)-2'-O)-methyltransferase RlmB: MSNELIYGIHAIKAVLERDPARFIEAYVLKGRQDDRLLPVLNELTSIGVSIQEMNRKTLDDRAKGANHQGVIAKVKPAKVLNENDLDTILATQPSPLLLVLDGVTDPHNLGACLRNADAAGVAAVIVPKDKSAPLNATVSKVACGAAETVPLIRVTNLARTMRALQEQGVWFVGTAGEATHDVYQTDLTGSLAIVMGAEGDGMRRLTRETCDDLIKIPMAGTVSSLNVSVATGVCLFEAVRQRSA
- a CDS encoding ABC transporter ATP-binding protein, which gives rise to MTKNNHGKHTSGAFSLLIGYVFQDKPLLYKALTLVVFATALDVVGPMISKVFIDNFIIPDTYPKWPVIGITLLYVLSIVLSTLLKYQQTLKFVDLALNAVLDIRKRAFHHVLSLPMAYFDYARTGQLVSRITNDTESIKDVYVQFLSNVVSNVIMLFGILVAMAILDVQLMLVALALMPAVALIIYIYQRLSGDVVAESRQLRSDINATISESIGGMAVIQSTNQQDPKLKQFNRINDRHYRTRLKTMTIASFLLRPAINLMSVVVTAAIVWFFGIKVVQGVTEIGVLYAYLNYLGRFTQPLMEIAQQFSLYQQAMVAGSRVNTLLSEPTLLENPDSHAQLTQGHITLNQVSFGYNPDKPVLKDINIDIPAGQFFAVVGHTGSGKSTLLSLLLNFYQPQTGSVRIEGHPLQEFSHDMLRQGVGFIPQDPFILSASIFENISMGREFTQQQVEVAAREAHLHEVIVAMPDGYQTHLGEGGSRLSTGQRQQLIIARALVASPKILLLDEATANVDSETEQVVQKALNNLYGRVTMIVVAHRLSTIRNADTILVLDDGELIEQGDHQALMAIEHGRYRAMYELQQQEQKVALAAG
- the rplW gene encoding 50S ribosomal protein L23, producing the protein MIREERLLKVLRAPHISEKATMAAEKANTIVFTVAIDSTKKEIKAAVEKLFEVEVKSVNTLITKGKTKRQGLRQGRRSDVKKAYVTLNEGQDLDFVGGAE
- the rplC gene encoding 50S ribosomal protein L3; this translates as MIGLVGRKVGMTRVFTEEGVSIPVTVVEVEANRVTQVKSLETDGYAAIQITAGDKKASRVSKPEAGHFAKAGVEAGRGLWEFRLENGEEFEVGAELTVELFNEIKKVDVTGSSKGKGFQGAVKRWNFRTQDATHGNSLSHRAPGSIGQCQTPGRVFKGKKMAGQMGNERVTTQNLEIVRVDAERNLLLIRGAVPGSTGGNVIVKPAVKA
- the rplD gene encoding 50S ribosomal protein L4; its protein translation is MELMVKGADALTVSETTFGREFNEALVHQVVVAYAAGARQGTRAQKTRSEVSGGGAKPWRQKGTGRARAGTIRSPIWRTGGVTFAAKPQDHSQKVNKKMYRGAMKSILSELVRQERLIVVDNFTVEAPKTKELVAKLKEHELNDVLVVTGEVDENLFLAARNLYKVDVRDVSGIDPVSLIAFDKVLMTASAVKQVEEMLA